From a single Shewanella donghaensis genomic region:
- the speB gene encoding agmatinase produces the protein MSTFAEKADYSLYSNAFGYLRQPLDFRPTETDADVVVIGLPFDMATTGRSGGRMGPEAIRRASVNLAWEETRWPWDFSLSETIKIVDAGDLVFDCGDQEDFTTRLEAFATRILDADKALLSFGGDHFVTLPLLRAHYKKYGKMALLHFDAHTDTYSQGSKYDHGTMFYHAPNEGLIAPENSIQIGIRTEFNTAEHLFKVIDAAKANDLTADQIVEQIKDRVGDMPLYVTFDIDCLDPAYAPGTGTPVCGGLTSDKAMKIIRGLRGMNIVGMDVVEVAPAYDSADITALAGATLGLELLHVWADGKGLVTKV, from the coding sequence ATGAGCACTTTTGCTGAAAAAGCAGATTACTCTTTGTATTCAAATGCATTTGGCTATTTACGCCAACCATTAGATTTCAGACCAACAGAAACGGATGCTGATGTCGTTGTAATCGGTTTGCCATTTGATATGGCAACAACAGGTCGCTCTGGCGGTCGTATGGGACCTGAAGCAATTCGCCGCGCGTCAGTGAACCTTGCGTGGGAAGAAACTCGCTGGCCTTGGGATTTCAGTTTAAGTGAAACCATTAAAATCGTCGATGCAGGCGATTTAGTATTCGACTGTGGTGATCAAGAAGATTTCACAACTCGTTTAGAAGCCTTTGCTACTCGTATACTCGATGCTGATAAAGCATTGCTCAGTTTTGGCGGCGATCATTTCGTTACACTGCCACTACTGCGCGCACATTATAAAAAGTACGGCAAAATGGCTTTATTGCATTTTGATGCACACACGGACACATACAGCCAAGGCAGCAAGTACGATCACGGCACCATGTTTTACCATGCGCCGAATGAAGGCCTAATCGCGCCAGAAAATTCAATTCAAATCGGGATCAGAACTGAATTTAATACTGCTGAACACCTGTTTAAAGTGATTGATGCCGCTAAAGCTAATGATTTAACTGCAGATCAAATAGTAGAACAAATCAAAGACAGAGTGGGCGATATGCCGCTTTATGTCACTTTTGATATTGACTGCCTAGATCCTGCTTATGCACCTGGTACAGGTACGCCAGTTTGTGGTGGCTTAACCAGTGACAAAGCTATGAAAATTATTCGCGGTTTACGCGGTATGAACATCGTTGGGATGGATGTGGTTGAAGTCGCACCAGCATACGACTCAGCAGATATTACCGCATTAGCTGGAGCAACCTTAGGACTTGAACTATTACATGTCTGGGCTGACGGTAAAGGGCTCGTGACTAAAGTTTAG
- a CDS encoding adenosylmethionine decarboxylase has protein sequence MFFEGSEKKIEVIIADSNIKLREFGQPFWAGIVACANAEILSSVSNEYCDAYLLSESSLFVWDDRFVMLTCGTTTLADAVMSFIEHVGEQAIAFASYQRKNEYLSHLQSSSFKEDLIKIRQTVTGNAYRIGHLDSHHHYMFSTKKPFIAPASDVTNELLMYHINGEAADYLRGVNQSAQGIRDLLELSVLFPDFIIDDFLFEPFGYSINGIKDESYFTIHITPQEKSSYVSFETNVNLAEYPVDIYARLLSILNPGSWDVIGFNSPRNNKGFPEHLCLGSCSLATEQGYTIEFSHYQQLCHEVLIPEYL, from the coding sequence ATGTTTTTTGAAGGTTCAGAAAAGAAAATTGAAGTCATTATTGCTGACTCCAATATTAAGTTACGAGAATTTGGCCAACCGTTTTGGGCTGGGATTGTTGCATGTGCTAATGCTGAAATTTTATCGTCAGTCAGTAATGAGTATTGTGATGCCTACTTACTCAGTGAATCTAGCTTGTTTGTTTGGGATGATCGTTTTGTCATGTTGACCTGTGGCACAACGACACTTGCAGACGCAGTGATGTCATTTATTGAGCATGTAGGCGAGCAAGCGATTGCTTTTGCGAGTTATCAACGTAAAAACGAGTATTTGTCTCACTTACAATCAAGTTCATTTAAAGAAGATTTAATTAAAATTCGTCAAACTGTTACTGGTAATGCTTATCGAATTGGCCATTTAGATTCTCATCACCACTATATGTTCAGCACGAAGAAGCCCTTTATTGCGCCAGCTTCAGATGTCACCAATGAGTTATTGATGTATCACATCAATGGCGAAGCAGCAGATTATTTGCGCGGTGTTAATCAATCTGCGCAAGGTATTCGTGATTTACTTGAGTTGTCAGTGTTATTCCCTGATTTCATCATTGATGACTTTTTATTCGAGCCTTTTGGTTACTCAATAAATGGCATTAAAGATGAGTCATATTTTACGATTCATATCACGCCTCAAGAAAAAAGCTCTTATGTCAGCTTCGAAACGAATGTCAATCTAGCTGAATACCCCGTCGATATTTATGCCAGATTATTGAGTATTCTAAATCCGGGGAGTTGGGACGTTATAGGGTTTAATTCCCCAAGAAATAACAAAGGTTTCCCTGAGCATTTATGTTTAGGCAGTTGTTCATTAGCCACTGAGCAAGGCTACACCATTGAATTTAGTCATTATCAGCAACTTTGTCATGAAGTACTGATCCCAGAATATTTGTAG
- the speA gene encoding biosynthetic arginine decarboxylase → MKDWSIENARASYNVTHWSQQYFGISDEGEVTVTPDPSKKDCTIGLNELAKDMVKAGVSLPVLVRFPQILHRRVENLCDAFNAAIQKYEYQNDYLLVYPIKVNQQQTVVEEILASQKSKEVPQLGLEAGSKPELMAVLAMAQKASSVIVCNGYKDKEYVRLALIGEKLGHKVYIVIEKYSELKLILDESKKLGVTPRLGLRTRLAFQGKGKWQASGGEKSKFGLSAAQVLKVLNELKRVEMLESLQLLHFHLGSQIANIRDIRQGVSEAARFYCELREMGALIDTFDVGGGLAVDYDGTRSQSNNSMNYGLTEYANNIVNVLTDVCNEYEQPMPRIISESGRHLTAHHAVLITDVIGTESYHPEVIHPPEESAPQLLHNMWMSWTDMSERPDSRAIIEIYHDTQSDIAEAHSLFSMGQLSLIQRAWAEQTNLRVCHALKSLLSNNNRFHRPIIDELNEKLADKFFVNFSLFQSIPDAWGIDQVFPILPLSGLDKPPERRAVMLDITCDSDGIVDQYVDGQGIETTLPVPAWTPESPYLIGFFMVGAYQEILGDMHNLFGDTNSAVVRVEEYGIPNIESVLAGDTVADVLRYVNLDAVVFMRTYEELVNQHIPEDERASILEELQLGLKGYTYLEDFS, encoded by the coding sequence ATGAAAGATTGGTCTATCGAAAACGCACGCGCAAGCTATAACGTTACTCATTGGAGTCAGCAGTACTTTGGTATCTCTGATGAAGGTGAAGTCACCGTTACGCCTGATCCATCAAAAAAAGATTGTACGATTGGGTTAAATGAACTGGCGAAAGATATGGTTAAAGCTGGTGTGTCTTTACCTGTACTGGTGCGTTTTCCTCAAATTTTGCATCGTCGTGTTGAAAATTTATGTGATGCATTTAATGCTGCTATTCAAAAATATGAATACCAGAATGATTACTTGCTAGTTTACCCAATTAAAGTGAACCAACAACAAACGGTTGTAGAAGAAATTCTTGCCAGTCAAAAATCAAAAGAAGTGCCACAGTTAGGACTTGAAGCAGGTAGTAAGCCTGAACTAATGGCTGTATTGGCGATGGCGCAAAAAGCCAGTTCAGTGATTGTTTGTAATGGTTATAAAGATAAAGAATATGTTCGTTTAGCACTCATTGGTGAGAAGTTAGGCCATAAAGTTTATATCGTTATTGAGAAATATTCTGAGCTCAAACTCATTCTTGATGAATCTAAAAAATTAGGCGTGACACCGCGCTTAGGTCTGCGGACTCGTCTTGCTTTTCAGGGCAAAGGTAAGTGGCAGGCTAGTGGTGGTGAAAAATCAAAATTTGGTTTATCTGCTGCGCAAGTGCTTAAAGTATTGAATGAATTAAAACGTGTCGAGATGCTTGAGTCCTTGCAGCTACTTCATTTTCACCTAGGTTCTCAAATTGCCAATATTCGAGACATACGACAAGGCGTGAGTGAAGCTGCACGTTTTTATTGCGAACTCCGTGAAATGGGCGCCTTGATTGATACCTTTGATGTTGGTGGTGGATTAGCTGTTGATTACGATGGGACTCGTAGCCAAAGCAACAACTCAATGAATTACGGTTTAACTGAGTACGCGAACAATATCGTCAATGTACTTACTGATGTGTGTAATGAATACGAGCAGCCAATGCCGCGTATCATTTCTGAGTCAGGTCGTCATTTAACTGCGCATCATGCTGTATTGATTACCGATGTTATTGGCACCGAGTCATATCATCCGGAAGTGATTCATCCGCCAGAAGAAAGTGCACCGCAGTTATTACATAACATGTGGATGTCTTGGACGGATATGAGTGAGCGTCCAGATAGCCGAGCGATTATTGAGATATACCATGATACTCAGAGTGATATTGCTGAAGCTCACTCATTATTTTCAATGGGTCAACTCAGCTTAATACAACGAGCCTGGGCTGAACAAACAAACTTACGTGTATGTCATGCGCTTAAAAGCTTATTGAGTAACAATAACCGTTTTCATCGTCCAATTATTGATGAGTTAAATGAAAAGTTAGCAGATAAATTCTTTGTTAATTTCTCATTATTCCAATCAATTCCGGATGCTTGGGGGATTGATCAGGTATTCCCGATATTGCCTTTAAGTGGTTTAGATAAACCGCCAGAAAGACGTGCAGTTATGTTGGATATTACTTGTGATTCTGATGGTATTGTCGATCAATATGTTGATGGACAAGGTATTGAAACGACATTGCCAGTACCCGCTTGGACTCCAGAAAGCCCTTATTTAATCGGCTTTTTCATGGTCGGTGCTTATCAAGAAATTTTAGGGGATATGCATAATTTATTCGGTGACACTAACTCTGCTGTTGTACGTGTAGAGGAATATGGTATACCCAATATTGAGTCAGTATTAGCAGGTGATACCGTTGCTGATGTTCTTCGATATGTGAATCTGGATGCGGTTGTATTCATGAGAACTTATGAAGAGTTAGTCAATCAGCATATTCCTGAAGATGAAAGAGCATCTATCTTGGAAGAGCTACAGTTAGGTCTAAAAGGTTATACTTATTTAGAAGATTTCTCGTAA
- the speE gene encoding polyamine aminopropyltransferase: MLNKSNIYYETLHDGYGQYFEVEQVLFEQKTEQWHLSIFENNTFGRVMALNGAIQTTEKDEFVYHEMMTHVPIIAHGHAKRVLIIGGGDGGMLRQVLKHEAIEQVTMVEIDANVVEMCKTYFPQHSQGAFDDSRVNLVIDDGMHFIEQCQQQFDVIISDCTDPVGPGEVLFSSAFYENCKRCLTEKGIFVAQNGVAFLQPEELQDTVRRMSPYVKDCWFYNAAVPTYIGGTMAFAWATDDMSARQQALQTLTQRFEMANINTRYYTPALHMASFALPAFIEHAVKNAQSVTA, from the coding sequence ATGTTAAACAAATCGAATATTTACTACGAAACACTCCATGACGGTTATGGCCAATACTTTGAAGTTGAACAGGTTTTGTTTGAACAAAAAACTGAGCAATGGCATTTAAGTATTTTTGAAAATAACACTTTCGGTAGAGTGATGGCGTTGAATGGCGCAATTCAAACAACTGAAAAAGATGAATTTGTTTATCATGAAATGATGACTCATGTACCTATCATTGCCCATGGTCATGCCAAGAGAGTATTGATCATTGGTGGTGGTGACGGTGGAATGCTTAGACAAGTGCTAAAGCATGAAGCAATTGAGCAGGTTACTATGGTTGAAATCGATGCTAATGTGGTCGAAATGTGCAAAACCTATTTTCCGCAACATTCTCAAGGCGCTTTTGACGACAGCAGAGTTAACCTTGTAATAGATGATGGCATGCACTTTATTGAACAATGCCAACAACAATTTGATGTGATTATTTCAGATTGTACCGACCCAGTAGGGCCTGGTGAAGTGTTGTTTAGCTCAGCCTTTTATGAAAACTGTAAGCGCTGTTTAACTGAAAAGGGCATTTTTGTTGCACAAAACGGCGTGGCTTTTTTACAACCAGAAGAGTTGCAAGACACTGTCCGCCGAATGAGTCCTTATGTGAAAGACTGCTGGTTTTATAATGCAGCGGTTCCGACTTATATTGGTGGCACAATGGCATTTGCTTGGGCAACAGACGATATGTCCGCTCGTCAGCAAGCGTTACAGACACTAACACAACGTTTTGAGATGGCTAACATTAATACTCGCTATTATACGCCAGCTTTACATATGGCAAGTTTTGCATTGCCAGCTTTTATTGAACATGCAGTTAAAAATGCTCAATCAGTCACTGCATAA
- a CDS encoding CvfB family protein, translating to MIQIGKSYSLEVVKQVNFGVYLNAEELGQVLLPNKFAPKGCQVGDMVDVFLYLDSEDIVIATTQTPYAEVGDFAYLEAIATGPFGAFLDWGLDKDLLLPFGEQHRHIEEGKSYLVYVHANKADERIMASAKVDKFLDKTPAEYKVGEEVDLIIGGSTDLGFKAIINHAHWGVLYQNEVFQRLSFGQSIKGFIKLVREDGKVDLILQKDSQQSFDKNAETIINKLHRSGGFLPLNDKTDSAIIYDQLAMSKKAFKRSIGGLFKAEQISIEPDGIKLLK from the coding sequence ATGATACAGATCGGAAAAAGTTACTCCCTAGAAGTCGTTAAGCAAGTTAATTTCGGCGTTTACCTCAATGCTGAAGAACTTGGGCAAGTTCTACTACCAAACAAGTTTGCCCCTAAAGGCTGCCAAGTCGGCGACATGGTTGATGTTTTTCTGTATCTCGATTCTGAAGATATTGTTATTGCAACCACACAAACACCTTATGCTGAAGTCGGTGACTTTGCGTATTTAGAAGCCATTGCAACGGGTCCTTTCGGTGCATTTTTAGATTGGGGCTTAGATAAAGATTTGTTACTGCCTTTTGGTGAGCAACATAGACACATTGAAGAAGGTAAATCATACCTTGTCTATGTTCATGCCAACAAAGCAGATGAACGCATCATGGCATCAGCAAAAGTTGACAAATTTTTAGACAAAACACCAGCTGAATATAAAGTGGGTGAAGAAGTTGACTTGATCATCGGTGGCTCAACTGATTTAGGCTTCAAAGCCATTATCAATCATGCTCATTGGGGCGTACTTTATCAAAATGAAGTATTCCAACGTCTAAGCTTTGGCCAATCAATCAAAGGTTTCATCAAGCTTGTCCGTGAAGATGGCAAAGTTGATTTAATCCTACAAAAAGACAGCCAACAAAGTTTTGATAAGAATGCTGAAACCATTATCAACAAACTGCATCGCTCTGGTGGTTTTTTACCGTTAAATGATAAAACTGATTCTGCGATTATTTATGACCAACTTGCTATGAGTAAAAAAGCATTTAAGCGCAGCATTGGTGGTTTATTCAAAGCTGAACAAATCAGTATTGAACCAGATGGCATAAAACTGTTGAAATAA
- a CDS encoding YceH family protein, which produces MELNNQEARVIGCLLEKEITTPEQYPLSANSLTLACNQKSSREPVMSMTESEVQQIIDELIKNRLISEQSGFGSRVAKYKHRFCNTEFSDLQLSSEQLAIIIVMMLRGPQTPGELKTRCNRLHTFETPQQVESALQALASREEPLVVQLPREAGRRDNRYAQLFSDKKYLEQGSTQFEASVAAPNSDKQALITRVDVLENQISDLTKRLEELEQLLD; this is translated from the coding sequence ATGGAACTTAATAATCAAGAAGCCCGAGTCATAGGCTGTTTATTAGAAAAAGAAATTACTACCCCTGAGCAATACCCTCTTTCAGCCAATTCTTTAACCCTTGCCTGCAATCAAAAAAGTAGCCGTGAACCTGTCATGAGCATGACTGAGTCTGAAGTGCAGCAGATCATTGATGAACTAATCAAAAATCGGCTTATCAGTGAGCAATCAGGCTTTGGTAGTCGAGTCGCCAAGTACAAGCACCGCTTTTGTAATACCGAATTTAGTGATTTGCAGTTAAGTAGTGAGCAATTAGCCATTATTATCGTAATGATGCTGCGGGGACCGCAAACACCGGGAGAGCTTAAAACTCGTTGTAATCGACTCCATACTTTTGAAACACCTCAGCAAGTTGAATCAGCTTTACAGGCGCTTGCAAGCCGTGAAGAGCCATTAGTAGTGCAACTCCCCCGTGAAGCTGGTCGCCGTGACAATCGTTACGCACAACTATTTTCTGATAAGAAATACCTTGAGCAAGGTAGCACTCAGTTTGAAGCCAGTGTTGCTGCGCCGAACTCAGATAAACAAGCGTTGATAACCAGAGTTGACGTTCTTGAAAATCAAATCAGTGATTTAACTAAACGCCTTGAAGAATTAGAGCAATTGTTAGACTAA